gttttacagcaGTTATCACTTCCCTCATTCCCTGATTTGTGTCTCGtgacccttaaaggataagtaaacctttaaaataaggggggctattctaagcacttttgtcatttacattcattatttattttctttttattccaagatattaagggaaacctgtattgttaatatgaatggattttgtaacaacagcgccacctgctggtcagtttcccaccagtctgaccaccaagtagtcaaggaagttgtcaggaataagaaagaggctgatgttcttctgcttagaaataaaatgagaaacctttcgcacatctttcctaagcagaaaaacatcagagcagcctctttctttctcctgacaacttccttgactacttgctggtcagactggtgggaaactgaccagcaggtggcgctgttggaacaaaattcattcatattaacagtacatgtatcccttaatatcttggaataaaaaataaataaataatgaatgtaaatgtcaaaagtgctaagaatagccccctcatcaattttacattaacttttgtttttttaaaggtttacttatcctttaaccgcTTCCATTATAACCTAGTTCAGCAAAACGACATGATTGATAAAATTACAGTTGCACAAAAATATACCACCTTTTAAGGGGGCAACATAACAGGGTAAACCATAAGGGGGTGAGGCAATGCCACTGCAGTAGTCGTATGTTTTAGAAATACAACAGCTAAAAGCTTCGGCCCTGAGTCAGATTTTGGAACATACAGTTGGTGTGAAACAGAGTGTGCCCAGCTGAGGGTAGCATTCCTAAATATTGCCCCATTCAAGAGTAATAAGGATTACAGTATTGATATGGTCACATGGGATTTTTATATAGATGACAAGGAGGTGCCCGCCTATTTGTTTTTGGATCGTTCAGCACAATCCAGGGAGGCGATGTTGCTGGAAGCAGTGACCAGGTGGATGAGGCTGATGAGAGACTTGACGAGAGAGATTGGGCAGCACAGCCAGACGATGAGACGGAACAAACCAATGGCACCAATGGGACCCAGGATGACTGTGGAGAGAGGAGCCAGTTAAAAGGCATACAGTATTATGTAGACAGTAATATTTTGAGGCAATTTGTTATtggctttaatatttttttttgtaatcgtgtttttagatttatttatcttattattcagcagctctacaggtTATGATATCAGcaacctagttgctagggtccaaattaccgtagcaaccatgcattgatatgaataaaagaggcctgaataggagtaataaaaattagcaatcactttacatttgtagcctacatagcatttatttttttagtgaccccttatgaaagctggaaagaaggtaaataagtaaaaatgaaggccaattaaaaagtaggttagaattagccattctttaacatactaaaagttaactttagggatgcaccgaattcactattttggattcagccgaaccctgaatcctttgcgaaagatttggcagaataccaaaTTGAATcctaaaatgcaaattaggtgtgggaaggggaaaacattttttacttccttgttttgtgacaaaaagtcaagcaatttcccttcccgcccctaatttgcatatgcaaattaggattcggttcagccgggcagaaggattcgtctgaatccaagtcccgctgaaaaaggccgaatcctggccaagtCCTAAAccatatcctggattcggtggatctCTAGTTAACTTATAAGGTGAACCACCTAATAAGCAGGGGGGATTTTAAGTGGTACAGTCAGCTCCAACATGACTTTCTCTCTGACCAATTTGGAAGTATTAAATAGGTTAATGCATACTGCCCTGGGATTACTAAACTCTGGCCATCTGAATACACATCCCCCATAGGCAAGCAGTAAGATCACAGATAGCGCTTACCCGATGGTCCCTCAGTGAAGTTCAGGAGATACAACATACAGTAGAACAGCTCATTCCCAGCACACATGAAGAACAGCACCGGCTATGAGAGACAAAGAGACACAGTGATCAGCAGTGTCACATGACCAAATACCTATAAGAATGCAGGTCAAGGTGTTAGTGCATAAAGGGAGGGCAGGACTCAAACACTTACCCGTGAGGTGTAGTAGAGATGGAGCACTGGGTTCCCAGCCAGGTTGATGGTTTTATGGCTCTCACTGCCCTTTAGAATGGAGCTGATTGAAGAACAAAGACATTAATTCATTACAATTATCTTACACTTACTGGGTTTATCTATTAAATacagaagagcactggggccagcacaaaaaaaaaaaaaaaaaattctgatttatgactcataattctgatttttaatctcataattctgatttttaatctcataattctgatttttaatctcctaaatctttaaaatcaaaattatgccttttattctcataattcagattttaataattatgacttttaaactcaatgttaaaagtcataattttatctttttaaagtcataattatgagattaaaaaaaatctgaatttcaattttttaaaggagacatataggataaatgaaaaaaaccctaattttgtaggcaattataagaaatatatggtgttgcttttatatggtgttgctaaaaattaatattatctttcaAAATAGCCCTTTTATTGGAGCTGCctgtagatgttctctggtccctgtctgagtttcagatgaggggtgggtgtgtatTTGTAAAACAGCGTTTATGTCTTTCCGCACTGCTGATTCTCACTTTTAAAACAATGCAGAGAAAGCTACATCTCCAGCCAGGGAATGTGTAAACCTGGAAATGGCCCCATATATATGTGTTAGTGTGGGAGCTGGTAAATGGGGAGATTACAGTACACAGTGGGTATGTAGTCATACACAAGAGTGGGCAGTGCTTATCATACAGCTGGTATCTCTTGGGTGGGGAAATGTTACCTGTGAAGGTGCAGCCAGTGGCTGGCGATGTCCAGGCTCATGCTAAGCTGAAAGAGTAATGTGTAGGAAGGGTAGAGAAGGGACAAGTTGACAAGTAGGCACATGGTGGCACATCGATCTGTCAGCATATCCAGCATGGCTCCAAACTTTGTACCTAAGAGACAAATAGTCTTTATAGAGAAGCAAGGCAGCACCACTTTGTTTCTATGTCACTAGTCTAGTGTTTTGTTCCCTCTGACCCGGTTAACCATAGGGTATGCTTTATTCTAACAACCAGCTCTCCAGTGAGACTACTCCGATAAGACGGGCCAGTCCTTCCCTAAAGAGCACCCACGTCTTCTCAGTGTGTCTCCAACCCCCACACTCACCCTGATTGAGCAGTCGAGCCGCGTGTCCATCGAAGGCGTCCAGCAAGCCGCTCACCAGGTAGAATGTGGAGGCCATGACGGGGGAGGTCGGCATGAAGTAAAAAGCGATGAAGGCAAAGACGATGCGAGCGTAACCTGAGGGCGAGACAAGAGGTTAGTGCTTATAGCGGGACACACAGTAAATGGTACGACTCAGGTGAGGACCCCCATAAATTAGCCAAAGTGGTTTTGACCATTGAGCTGCAGAAATGTGCCCAGGAGAGATGTAACAGCTCCATGACAACGTGTTTATCCCTTTGGTCCCTGACTGACTGATGTTGCTCCACATTTCATTCCTATTCCTTCTAATCCCCAGCTTGTGGCTGTTGGCTGATACTGGGCCCTATAAagcagctgaagggccacaggttCCAGCAGGAGGGCTCTGAATAAGGAAACTGCCCTGGCACTACCCCAATACCAAGTCTATGAAGCAGCTGATTCATATACACCCACCATACTGAGTCCTCCTCGGATCCCCCGTCACACCGCCCGCCCCACTCACCAATAAGGTTGGGCACAAACAAGAAGATGTTTTCCTGAGCCATCTTGTTCCGTCTTCAGCTCCTACTGACGTCACGGCTCCCGCGAGCCTCCACTTCCGAGGGGCGGGGTCGAGCTGTCGCTCGCACTGACAGGTGGGCGTGTGTATCACAGGGAGCCGTGCCTCGGCTTTAATCAGAGAGAGGAGTCACGTGGTGGATAGAGCGTCTCCCATCTTGTGGTAAAGTAGGCTAGACTGACAGCTTTGTGACGCTATTTTCATTTTCTGTCCTGTTGGCAGTGACAGCTGCAGGCTCCGCCCCGGATAGGGAAGCTGAGGAGACAGTGGCAGCCATGAGCATTTGACTTATAGCCGCAAAACAAGGGTTTCCTGAGGTAAAGCTGCTGCATCTGGGAGCCAATTTCCTCACTTCTTCTTTCTATTTAAATACCAGGCTGATATGTTGGTTCTATGCCTAGGGGTGGCGCCATTTGCAGAGCAGGGcaataaagggcaactaaatcCTCACAGAAATGCATGTCTCTGTATAAAGCCTGTGTATAAAGTCTGTATAACAGCCCAGTGCTCTGACTCCCACGACCCAATGCCACAAATCACGGAGCCCTGTATGACAAGGTTTTGTGGGCCTCGCGCATcctcacaccacagtaaaaaaaaagccacacaaacctGGGCACCAAAACATGAACAATAAAAACCCATGGGTGGCAAGGGTTccccgtacaagttaaaaaaccacATCAATGGCCAGGGAACCCTatagaagatttaaaaaaaactggtggtcagggttttcattcattcatcaaAAATAGCATTGCGATAAGAGGAacttaccttaaaggagacatttgtgtaaaaaataagaatgtaccagtgtattttactcatttagatatagaagaattgtgcttaaaaaagtagtttcaggctgatttattaaaaatttctgcaaaaaccctaataatccctcccttctcttccacttcctgctccctgaattcccaggctgtgcactcagctcactgcactgtaggacaggaaccaatcagcagctagcaggacctgatagggaactgaagcctgtctgtgcttgtgtgactgcagggctgtgattggctgtccccctcctactgtgcttctggcagggaccgttaggacacgcccacccctcatgtgaaacacagacagggaccagagaacatctatagggagctccaataaaggggctatttttaaagatgatattcatttttaacaccatgtaaaagcaacaccatatattacttataattgcctacacaattaggggtttttcatttatcttatgtctcctttaaaaaacatctACAGGAGCCCTATAGAAGATAACATTGGTGTTATGTGGAATTTACCTTAAACTCAATCTCGGTAATGGCAGCTACTTTGGCTTTCCTcatcagctttggctccttttagtGACTTTGGCTCTTCAGCAGCTTCATTcacttggtgggggggggggggtgttctgTCTTATTTGgaaagcagggctggaactaggggtaggctgaagaGACACAACTATAG
The Xenopus laevis strain J_2021 chromosome 9_10S, Xenopus_laevis_v10.1, whole genome shotgun sequence DNA segment above includes these coding regions:
- the cdipt.L gene encoding CDP-diacylglycerol--inositol 3-phosphatidyltransferase yields the protein MAQENIFLFVPNLIGYARIVFAFIAFYFMPTSPVMASTFYLVSGLLDAFDGHAARLLNQGTKFGAMLDMLTDRCATMCLLVNLSLLYPSYTLLFQLSMSLDIASHWLHLHSSILKGSESHKTINLAGNPVLHLYYTSRPVLFFMCAGNELFYCMLYLLNFTEGPSVILGPIGAIGLFRLIVWLCCPISLVKSLISLIHLVTASSNIASLDCAERSKNK